The window TTGGAGCAAGTTGAGATTTGTTCCAAACCCTGGGACATTGGTTGCTCCGAAGGCATTTCCTAATGTTCCCCACCATCCCAATACTCCCCATATCAATCCTGGATGATTCAGCCAATAACTGCAAACAAAGTAGCAAACacatttttataaacaaatatGTTCTCTTCTCCATGGAAAACAGTTACTATAAACCCTTGACTTACTTGCAGGTAAATGGAGTAGTGGGAATGGTAGGCGTGCTTGGTGTGCTAGGAACACTAGGAGTGCTTGGAGTGCTAGGAGTGCCTGGATCTACAGGGGTGCTTGGTGGGCTACCACCAGAAGACGGAGGGTTGTAGTATCCACCGCCACCAGACGGTGTGGAAGGTGTTGGTGTGGAGTAATGTGGCGTTCCTCCATTACCATGTGATGGTGGGATAGGACTGCCATGTGAACCTGCAATGCAAAGTAAACATATAATGCTGTAAGCCTACTAATCACTACCATTACTACTGTACTGATACTGAATGTGTGAGATTCATTGTGAATGTGCAATAACCTGATGGAGGAGATCCAGAATGTGGGTCTGGAGGAGAGTAGTAGCTTTTCTGATCAGTAATGGAGGTGGACAATACAGGGATGAGTAGGCTTTGAGAAAGCAGCCCAGCAAGCAAAGTGAAAAGGAGAGCAGAAGCTTGTTTGCTTCTCATGGTTGTTTCTTTGGTTGGCTGTTTTTCTGATTGGGAGCAAAGGGATTAGAGATGGGAAAGAAGGGAAGGAATGTTAATGGTGATGGATGGAATGTTTAGGACAAATGGGGGAATATATAGAAGGGGGGTTGAGGGAAAGTGAAGTTACTTCTTACAGGTGGAAGTGTATGTGGTTAGTTGCTGTTTTATTGGTGCATTTATTCATATTGCTTGCTGCTTTTAATTGTTTGAAATAATGTTGAGATTTTCCAGGGATGAATTCATTGGGGAGGGAGGTGAAATCACATGCATGCCTCTGAAATTTTGAACCTTTCACTTCTCCtgataaatttatttgataTAGTCTTCATAGTATAGCTATTATGATATATAATTCAAAATTGTAATGCTACTCTGGTCCATTTTGGTTCCCGTtcatttttgtctatataattataatttcaGAATGATTATTTTTGCCCTTACCTTTTATTTTAACTTTGATTCATTTTGGTCTCATATACTTTTAAAAGGTTTATTTTAGTATTTGTATTCTTTGTTCATTTTGATCCTTATATTTTTAGAAGTGCATAGATCAAATGAACCAAAGTTAGAAGTATAGGGACCAAAATGAACTGAAACAATAACACTCGTATATGATTGTGAAATTTGGAGATTCAATAAAAACATAGttgtattttatgttttcaaatgtGTTTTGGGCTgattcaaaatttttaattttaaaaaatgtttaaatgtgTTTCATATTacatatttataaatcataaaactaatTTTACTTATTCCCTTGGAATTAGCTAACAATAaactattattaatttatttgtgaatataatttatgtttaaaaaattggttaaatcgtaattttagtttttattgtTTAGAGAAAGTTAAAAGTTTAACCTATAAATCGATAGAATCTCATATATAGTTCTTATGATTTAACAACCGATGCTATTCTCTATGATTTTATCAAAccaaaaggattaagttatatatataaatcataaAGATTAAATTCTATCCTTTTAAGACTATAGGGATCAAATTTATACTTTAAcctaataatttataaaattattatttgaagtttttctaaaaatagaaaaaattgatagttacacattataaaacaaaaacactaaaaattaaaattatttaatacatATTGTATTAAAAAATGAGTTGAGTTTACAATATGACATATTGTATTTCTAGAtgttttatatgtatttaatataattctaccttttaaaatgtaaaattcaaattttagataaaaaaaacataaaattgtttTCAAACTTGGATCGCATAATctgaaaatagtttttaaaaacataaTCCAAATGCGTGTCATACATATCATAAATTTGAAAACTTAATGGAGAATATGTATTCTTTGCTAAACACAAAATATGAATTCCCACTAAATAGGCCCTAAGGATTTGAATTTTATTGTTTAGTCCATTCCCTTCTCTCATGCAATTTAATAGAGATGACAGCTACGTTGTATTAGTTACAGCAAATAATAACTGCTTTATACCCAAGTTAGTTTCAGCATTGGCAAAACCAAGATTGTTATtgatgaaaattaaatttgctacaataaataatatataatatatatagacATTCACATTTTCCCCTTTGTTTAAGAAAACTTCCTCTTTCAATTTCAGATGAAAATAAATATCTAAATCGAGTGCATACATAGCAATAACTGTAAAATATGGTTACTACAAAATATGGCAAATGAATGATCTAAAACAATATAGCAACGGTTACATCTTAATTTTTGTTATTCAACAAAGGCCACTAGGAAATGTTAAGATGGTAGGgtttagaattatttttttaatgttccaaaaaaaagtttaaacaaGGATTGGTTTTGCAACGCAGTTATGCAACTTGAAGTCTTTCTAGTAAAATATATAGTTAAAGAAAGTAAATAGATGTCTTTCCCTTAAATCTATGAGTAGTGATTAGATGTAGTTTTTCCGTATACCCATCTTAATATAGCTATTATTAGCTATATTATCATTTATCAATTGATAATATAATGgcgtttttaaaaaaattaatatatatatatatatatatatatatatatatatatatatatatatatatatatatatatatatatgacatgAAAAGTTTTAATAGGACAACTAGTATTTAGAGATAGGTGTAGTCAAAGCACCACCTCTCCAATAACAAATCTCCCATCTCCATCATATGAATGACATTTCATTCTAAAACCGAAATAGAAAAAACGATAGAGTAGAGGTCACAAACATTACAAAGCATCATTCAAGATTAAGCTTGAGCTATAAACGCCATCATGGCAATGCAAACAAGAGCAAACTAAATTGTTGTAGGAGAAGGCAAGAGCAAGCAATTATGAAGCAAtgtcctttcctttccttgttCATTAAGTACTGTTAATGCCCATAAATTGATCATTACACAAGTCCACAGTGTTCACAAATGTACAACAGAGTGTAGCAAAGACCAGTCAAACAACAAAACAaaccaaccaaccaaccaacTTGAGGCTACACAATTGGCTTAAAAGAGAAACAGAGAAGTAGTTGAGACAGTAGAAGAAAGAAGAGTGAAGCAACACAGAGATGAGCTGTCCAGAATTAAGAAGTTGAAAATTCTAAGATATAATTGGTGCTAGCTGCAAAAATAATAGCGACAAATGCAATTATATTACTACCAGATCTAAACACAACAGCTTGCAAATGCCGCCGTACAACTGCACCACAAGCTGCTGCCATCGTTTTGGGGAAGAGTTAGCTGTGAGTTTCACCCAATGAATTTATGAGGGCTGATCTGTCTCCATCAATGGTGGAACCATACCCAACTCTTCCATGGTAAATTATAATCAGTTGGGAGAGTAGAGAAAGTTAGAAGAAAGTAGAGGCAATGGAAACTCGGGCCAGTTAAAATTTTCCCAATTTTTGGTACAATCATACAAGAATATATGCCCTTAATAAAAACAACTCGGAGGTTCAATCAACCCAAGGTCAAAATCAAGTATAGCTGAAATATTTTGTCTGGAAAAATCATCTATAACAGTGGGATTAAACTTTACTGCAGTGATTCCTCAAAATATATCaactaaattaattaacaaacaaGACTTAGCTTCATAACAACATTAGAAGCAAAAATTTAGCGCCAACCAGTATTCATTGGCTTGGAAAACACCAAATAAACAAACATATCTAACAAAACTGAAACAGATTTGCAGTTCATGAATCCTACCCTTTTGGCTATATTCTGAGTCAAGTCTCCATCTCAAATATCTGGCTTCTTGGCGTCATGATTCATCTTTGCCTTCCATATAAAACAAAGGCCAGTGCAGCTATTGCAGCAACAACTCCAGTCGAACCTGCAATTATAGGCCAGTTCAAGTTCAACTCCTTCTCCGCACCTTCAAATGCCGACTTGAGTTCCTCTGCAGTTCCATTCAAAGCATTCACTGCTTTCTCCTTTAACCCACAAATGACTTTGTGTGCTTCCTCAACTTCCTTCTGCAACTGAACCATTTTCGACTCTACCATTTTCGTTTTCTCCTCGGACTCTTTCAACAACTCTTCCACCTTAAGTTTATCCTTGATCCACCTATCTAATTCCAGCCCGTTCTTCGTTATCACTGATTCCAAATCCATGATAGTTTTCTTAAAACTGGAGATTTCTGTCTCCTTCTCCTCGATTCTGTCTCTCATTTCCTCCTCCACCCTAACTTTTTTACTCTTCTCCTCTATCTCCTTGACCTCCAAAACACCAACTTTTCTCTCCAATTCTCTGACTTTCTTTTCACTCTCTGCCTTTGCTTTCTTCAGGGCTTCCAGCTCTTCCTCCATAGCTGTAACGTTGGCTCCTTTTTCGCCCAAACTTTTCCTCAACCTTTCAACTTCAGTATTCGCCTCATCGGCTCCATTCATCGTAGATATCAAATCATGTTGTAGCCTGGCGACTTCAGTCTCAAGCTCCAGTGCCCTTGCAGCAACAGACTCTAATACCTTATTTCCCTCTTCAGCGCGTTCAACTTGTTTCTCCATTTCTTTCAGTCGTTCTTTTAGGGTCCCCTCTTCACTCTTCAATCCTTCAATCTCCGCTGACAATCTTTCAATCCTATCTTTAATTTGTTCATTCTCGTCAaccaactttttcttttcacgCTCCAAAACTTCAATTCTCTGATTGAGCTCCGCGACCTTTGCGTCATTCTCCCGCTGGTCAACATCATAAAAATCCTCCGGGGTCTGATCGTCCCCCGACGCCCCATCATTGACGATATTAATCTCCTTCTCCATTAATAATCCTATGTTCAGAGGGAGgaaaaatctaaataaataatCCTAGAAAAAGCATAAAGAATCCCCGTCTAGATCCAAACAATTCAAAAATGAAAGTCGTAAACACAATCGAAATCAAAGAGAGAAACACAGCATACTTAGGAATTAGGTTAAATGGATTAGAAATCAAAGGAAAACAAAACAACCCAAAGCAAAGAAGGAAGTGACAAACTAACGATTCAAAGAGGAAAAACAGAAAGAAATGACTTCGGAATTTACCTTTTGATTTCAGCGGTTTGGCGGCCTGCGGAATTGGAAATAGGGTTTCGGATTTTTCAAGCGACAATAAATATCTGAagcttttctttcctttcccaAATTTTCtgggaagaagagaaaaaaagtgTGGAAGTGGAAATTGGAGAAAGGGGTAAGCAAATCTGATCTCGTCAAATGGACGGCTTAGAATGGTCGAAGCAAAAAATGTAGTAAGTGGCAGTACGAGGCATTGCATATTCATATTGCACACTCACACTGAGAACCCACTATTTTTTATATGGGTTGGGCCCAATGAAAAAACAATCTTTACTTCGCTCAGCCCTAAAATTTTATTACTGGGCCTCAGTTCTTTGTTTAACGGGCCCCATATCAGAATATTTCCAAACTAATGGTtaaatagcaaaataattaattaattatacaaatgccaaaatctaaaaattaattagaaatgaattttatGAATCAACATAACTAACCTCACTTGAACTAAAAATCCAACGTTCAAATAAACTTTcacaaaaatttaaaactcaCACCGTAATAAAACAAATACTACAGTGAGTAATTAATGTATCTGGGTAGCCTTAAATCAACTCTAATGGATAAATTAGGATCCCAATATACAATTCAAGATTCTCTTTCCCTCTTCATGCCTGAaccaaaaagaaacaaaaaaaaaaaaataccatcatGCATAAAGCTCTTCAATCAAAAATCTATGAAGGCGTGAAGCTCTCAAATGCTTCATCAACAATCCTCGCGGTGGAGAAAATAATCACTCGATCGAAATTTGTAAAGTCGTGAAGTTTTCGATTGTCCATTTGTTTGAAATTCTCACGAAGGAGAAAGAAATTGTCCAGTCAAAATCCATGAAACCATGAAGGACAAACAAAACCTTAAAGATGAATGATAGAATCTCCAAACTTCTCAAAGCAAACAATGACAATTTTCAAGAAATGAGGTATTGGGACTTTAACATGATGTGCATGATTTAAAAGCTAGggttctcttttttcttttaattaacaAATGGTTTTAAAAGGCCATTTCTCTTAATCTATGATATACAAATCTACcatctaaaaaatattttgtaatgTTGTAAAAAATAATATACACAAAACATGTGATAGAAAGTTGATACTACAAAAGTAATGTAAATTAAACATGGGAAATAAGATAAAATGAAAATTGTGTTATGTAATTCATATTGGTGGAAAATTGGAAGAATGAGTTTTATTGttcaaatttgaaaaatctATAATATATCAAAATACCTTATTTGAAAATACATTTCAAATCTCAACAACTCTATtgaaaaattctaatattcaaTACATGACACATTAATTATTCGATATCTGATGACATGAAACATGATATATGAATTATATGCTTTagttattttgatattttaaaaaaaacaaacaaaccaaaTCTTTACTATTTTTTTGTGCAAAAGTTGATTAATAagatattttgatatttaaaagaaattaaacaaattaaaaaaaaaaaaaaaaaaagatctttatttatatttttataaaataaaatataccTAATATTTGGACTTTCTTCAAAATGTGGAAAACCAAATCTGTACTTTTTTTTGTAAAGGCTTGTTAATGATATATCTTTACATTTTACGGCAAAAAAACTATTAAATGACAAAAATTCACTGTACCTGATTTTGGCATAAggtgtaaataatttgtttgtCATTTTTAACAATTGTCCGttaattttttgttaataaacaaatatatttggagattataaaaaaattaaaatataccaaaaaaaaaattctatattaaAGGAATTGAACTAGAACAAATTTATTCTGgtcaaatcaaacaaaaaactaataaaaatgacattcaaaattcaaatttgttGCTAATCATGACATATTTCTCTCAAGTTGGTTAAAGTGCAAAGACATAACCAACATTTGCTATAAAACTCTATAAGACAGTAGGAAGGTCAAACTATATGAATATCAAATATGAGATATTGAAAATATCAAACATGTGCACTGCATGTGATTTGCCCTAAAATATTTTGCCAAAAATCCAGTAGCCTCTTGTTTTTACCCACAAATCTTGTGCAATTTTAAGTCTACTAATTCACCcattaaatttaagaaatacAAATATAAGATCCCGGCGTTATAATTTGCCATAAAGTCCATTATCCACGTCCTTTTTGCCAAAAAACCGAGAGCCCTCAAGAATTTCCCTTTTTCGTGTATTTATCCACGGATCTTGTGCAATTTTAGAAATACAAATGTAAGATGTAGATCTCTAAAAACTCAGTAATAAAATAACATTTAAGTATTTGTACCAAATTAAATTAGGCAATTTCCAAAAACCACATCTACCTTAGAAGTTGCAATTATGCAATTTTAAATTAAGCATCTTTTTCGTATCTTTCTCATCTCAAACCAAATTAAATTCTTAaccaaattctaaaaaaaaaatgctaaaataTACTTTTATAAAAAGTCATAATTTCTAATCTcttctaaaaagaaaaggaagattaAGAAAACTCTCACCCCCAAGGCATAAGTACAAAATCCTCACCCAAAGGAACTTGAAATCACTTTTGTCGATaagaaaacttaaaattaaCAACTAATCTTGATTAAAAGCAACTCCATGTTTGTGAGTTGACATGGAACCTTTCAATTCTTAGCTCAACTTAACTAAACCAGATGACCCAAAAAGTAATTTTGATTCATTGATTTATGAAGTAATTTCATCCACTTTGATAAACCAAGAAAATGGCgataacattaaaaaaaaaaaaaatgtaaactcACTCGTTGAACAAACATATAAAACTTATAGAAGCGAAAGCACTTGCTGATGCAGTAACACTGAAAAAGATGCTAGAATGAGATACTTTCTTATTGCTGAATGAGAAATAAAACATGAATTCATAATATCAGACATCATTAACTTTGTTTCTGTATTGGGATTTAGATAAGGTGTTACCTTCCTGCTTTGAAGTGGGGGAGCTATAGACAAAGCAAGAGACTTGGGGGGAGGGGTGCCTTACTACTCGGTTTTCCATGTCCTGTGTAcgttcttttttatcttttttttttttgtttctaagaTACAGTTTTTTCTTATTACAAGCTAACTGTGCATTTAATATAACCTGATAAATCTAATTTACTGAGTGAGGCCACTAACCTCTCTTCCATCTCCGATGGCCACACCCACCTTCCTCTTCCACTGAGTTCTTGTTTCATCCATGGCTTTCGTAATCTGTATTAAGGAAGGATTACTTGCCGGAGCATCCGTCACTGACCATCTTATACATTTATTAGTACATCTTTGTCATGTTGAACTGACCAGCAACCACCTTTCTGTGAGCAACCGATGTGGTGGTGGCTGTTGCTGCACTAAGACCACCGTATTGGGCGGCTTTGGCCTGCAGAAAGTTCGCATTGATGGATATTTGGTCCTTGAGTTCAACCTTGTTCACTCCGGCACGTGTCATGTAAAAAGGGTTTGAGTCGATACTGATGGCTATATCTGATCCTAATTTGGAAGCCATGCCGCACTGGGATGCTTGCTTAGCGGCCCTTAAAGAAATATCAAGTTTTGTTTCTGCAGCAGATCTTTCTTGATTTCCAACAATGGGTTTTTGGTGGTAGTGATATGCAGGAGGAAGAATGGCACCTCTGATCAACGTTCTTGGATCATATGGTTCCTTCACTAGCCTCCCACTCTCGTCTGCTATAACCGGTCCAACCACTCTTCCAGGCTTAGCTGCTGAAGTTATACAATTGTGGAATCAGTGAGTCTGATAGTTGAACTGTCAAACATGTAATAGACAAGAAAAGTTGCACAGCAGGTACCAAACGGGTTTTTTTGTGGTGCCTGCATGGTCCTCGATATATTTGTTAGCCGTCCTTCACTATCTCGGGAATTCTTGCTGTATGCATCTTCAGAGATCTTCCCATCTTGGAGGGGTACATTGCTTACTTGGTCCTTAGAATAGACCGGGTTCGAGTGTACAACTGTTGACCTGGTTATATCAAATGTACATGTACATACATCAAACCAAGGGAACAGTCATGCAGTACATGAGAATTGATACAAAACAATAATCCTGTAGTTAAAGATGAACCAAAGATGATTGACTATTCCAAGCGTCAGAAGTCAGGGCAGCAAAGGCACGTTATTTGCAGACCTAATAGAGTATCTAACCAAATCAAGGTACAAAATGATTGGAATAAGACTATACGTTAGTGAAGAAGGATGGTCAAATGAATTGTGATGGCATGTGTTTTATGGTTGGAATAAGACTATATGCATTAGCGAAGAAGGATATTTAAGTCAATTGTGACGGCATGTATTTAGGAAGTACTTATTGAGATCCATCACTCACCGGGGTATGATGTTCATTCGATACTTTGTTTCATGTTTGCACTCTAATAAAACACATGATTCATACAAAAGCACAGATCCTGAAATTTTTACA is drawn from Cucumis melo cultivar AY chromosome 11, USDA_Cmelo_AY_1.0, whole genome shotgun sequence and contains these coding sequences:
- the LOC103496320 gene encoding peroxisomal and mitochondrial division factor 2 produces the protein MQCLVLPLTTFFASTILSRPFDEIRFAYPFLQFPLPHFFSLLPRKFGKGKKSFRYLLSLEKSETLFPIPQAAKPLKSKGLLMEKEINIVNDGASGDDQTPEDFYDVDQRENDAKVAELNQRIEVLEREKKKLVDENEQIKDRIERLSAEIEGLKSEEGTLKERLKEMEKQVERAEEGNKVLESVAARALELETEVARLQHDLISTMNGADEANTEVERLRKSLGEKGANVTAMEEELEALKKAKAESEKKVRELERKVGVLEVKEIEEKSKKVRVEEEMRDRIEEKETEISSFKKTIMDLESVITKNGLELDRWIKDKLKVEELLKESEEKTKMVESKMVQLQKEVEEAHKVICGLKEKAVNALNGTAEELKSAFEGAEKELNLNWPIIAGSTGVVAAIAALAFVLYGRQR
- the LOC103496321 gene encoding protodermal factor 1-like, which produces MRSKQASALLFTLLAGLLSQSLLIPVLSTSITDQKSYYSPPDPHSGSPPSGSHGSPIPPSHGNGGTPHYSTPTPSTPSGGGGYYNPPSSGGSPPSTPVDPGTPSTPSTPSVPSTPSTPTIPTTPFTCNYWLNHPGLIWGVLGWWGTLGNAFGATNVPGFGTNLNLLQALSNTRNDGYGALLREGTASYLNSLASNRFPYTTKQVRTSFVSALSSNKAAGDQANTFKLANEGKIKPRA